In one Terriglobales bacterium genomic region, the following are encoded:
- a CDS encoding DUF1059 domain-containing protein, with translation MANEPNPQTGNLSFRCADAGYGDCNWQTTGRNEDEIRQRVAEHGREHHGLKEWTNETWDKVRGAIRRAAA, from the coding sequence ATGGCAAACGAACCGAATCCCCAGACCGGCAACCTGAGCTTCCGCTGCGCCGACGCCGGCTACGGCGACTGCAACTGGCAGACCACGGGCCGCAACGAGGACGAGATCCGCCAGCGCGTGGCCGAGCACGGCCGCGAACACCATGGCCTCAAGGAATGGACCAACGAGACGTGGGACAAAGTGCGCGGCGCGATCCGCAGAGCCGCCGCTTAA
- a CDS encoding tetratricopeptide repeat protein — protein MKKPNFADDPRFAQAVQNYEAGLKAMQEHKFERAKSLLEKVVKGASRELADRALVHLNTCNQQMARTSTSFKTPEEHYDFAVSLMNSGDYDGARSHLEKIQKQSPKADYAVYGLAALSCLTHKPEDALRYLATAIKMNPMNRLQARNDTDFHNLADDPRFTELLYPEASEPPPMATSGTRSR, from the coding sequence GTGAAGAAGCCCAACTTCGCCGATGACCCCCGTTTTGCACAGGCTGTGCAAAATTACGAGGCCGGACTCAAGGCCATGCAGGAGCACAAGTTCGAGCGCGCCAAGTCCTTGCTGGAGAAAGTCGTGAAGGGCGCCAGCCGCGAGCTCGCCGACCGCGCCCTCGTCCACCTCAACACCTGCAACCAGCAGATGGCGCGCACCTCCACCTCGTTCAAGACCCCCGAGGAGCACTACGACTTCGCCGTCTCGCTGATGAACTCCGGCGATTACGACGGCGCGCGCTCGCATCTCGAGAAGATCCAGAAGCAATCGCCCAAGGCGGACTACGCGGTCTACGGTCTCGCCGCGCTCTCCTGCCTCACCCACAAGCCCGAGGACGCGCTGCGCTACCTGGCGACCGCCATCAAGATGAACCCGATGAATCGCCTGCAGGCGCGCAACGACACCGACTTCCATAACCTCGCCGACGACCCGCGCTTCACCGAATTGCTCTATCCCGAGGCCAGCGAGCCTCCGCCGATGGCGACTTCCGGCACGCGTTCCCGTTAG
- the glmU gene encoding bifunctional UDP-N-acetylglucosamine diphosphorylase/glucosamine-1-phosphate N-acetyltransferase GlmU: MFKSNKAPGRSFAIAIMAAGKGTRLKSKRPKVLHEIGGKPLLAHVIAAARQVAEAKDIYVIIGHEADRVRSAVAATGVQFVLQKDQRGTGHAIMVARDALAKYKSVLVLSGDVPLIRPETIRRLRDFHHKKNAAMTVLTAVPPDPAGYGRVIRAQGDDIAAIVEHKALTKAQQAAREINSGIYAFQTKPLYKHISRLKTDNAHREFYLTDMAALLVKARQRVVALQAEQAAEVLGANTMMELTHLDLHLRFEKVTELMANGVTIRLPWTCMIDREVEVGADTVIEPFVQLYGATRIGQDCRIRSYSVITDSEIADGVTIRNGSIIDKSRVGSKAIIGPYSHLRPDSEIGEGAHVGNFVETKKTRLGKGSKANHLTYLGDAVIGDGVNVGAGTITCNYDGVEKHATVIDDGAFVGSDSTLVAPVRIGRDAYIAAGSTITDDVPSESLALGRARQVLKHGWARGRRTATAATVAAGRRK; this comes from the coding sequence ATGTTCAAGTCGAACAAGGCTCCCGGCCGTTCCTTCGCCATCGCCATCATGGCGGCGGGCAAGGGCACGCGGCTGAAGTCGAAGCGCCCGAAGGTGCTGCACGAGATCGGCGGCAAGCCGCTGCTCGCGCACGTCATCGCGGCGGCCCGCCAGGTGGCGGAAGCGAAAGACATCTACGTCATCATCGGCCACGAGGCCGACCGCGTGCGCTCGGCGGTCGCCGCCACCGGCGTGCAGTTCGTCCTGCAGAAAGACCAGCGCGGCACCGGCCACGCCATCATGGTCGCGCGCGACGCCCTCGCGAAGTACAAGAGCGTGCTCGTCCTCTCCGGCGACGTGCCGCTCATCCGCCCCGAGACCATCCGCCGCCTGCGCGACTTCCACCACAAGAAGAACGCGGCCATGACGGTGCTGACCGCCGTCCCGCCCGACCCGGCCGGCTACGGCCGCGTCATCCGTGCGCAGGGCGACGACATCGCCGCCATCGTCGAGCACAAGGCGCTGACCAAGGCCCAGCAAGCGGCGCGTGAGATCAACTCCGGCATCTACGCCTTCCAGACCAAGCCGCTCTACAAGCACATCTCGCGGCTGAAGACCGACAACGCCCACCGCGAGTTCTACCTCACCGACATGGCCGCGCTGTTGGTCAAGGCCCGGCAGCGCGTGGTCGCGCTCCAAGCCGAGCAGGCCGCCGAGGTCCTGGGCGCGAACACCATGATGGAGCTCACGCACCTCGACCTCCACCTGCGCTTCGAGAAGGTGACGGAGCTGATGGCCAACGGCGTCACCATCCGCCTGCCGTGGACGTGCATGATCGACCGCGAGGTCGAGGTCGGCGCCGACACCGTCATCGAGCCCTTCGTGCAGCTCTACGGCGCCACCCGGATCGGCCAGGACTGCCGCATCCGCTCGTACTCGGTCATCACCGATTCCGAGATCGCCGACGGCGTGACCATCCGCAACGGCTCCATCATCGACAAGTCGCGCGTCGGCAGCAAAGCCATCATCGGGCCGTACTCGCATCTCCGTCCCGACAGCGAGATCGGTGAGGGCGCGCACGTCGGCAACTTCGTCGAGACCAAGAAGACCCGGCTGGGCAAGGGCTCGAAGGCGAACCACCTCACCTACCTCGGCGACGCCGTCATCGGCGACGGCGTCAACGTCGGCGCCGGCACCATCACTTGCAACTACGACGGCGTCGAAAAGCACGCCACCGTCATCGACGACGGCGCGTTCGTCGGCTCCGACTCCACGCTCGTGGCGCCGGTCCGCATCGGGCGCGACGCCTATATCGCCGCCGGTTCCACCATCACCGACGACGTCCCCTCCGAATCGCTCGCGCTCGGGCGCGCCCGCCAGGTGCTGAAGCACGGCTGGGCGCGCGGCCGCAGGACCGCCACTGCCGCCACGGTTGCCGCTGGCCGCCGCAAATAA
- the yvcK gene encoding uridine diphosphate-N-acetylglucosamine-binding protein YvcK: MTSQGKWAGAGLSARPLRVLCIGGGTGLSTLLKGLKQYVVVPGSQPAAGAPAIASLTAVVTVTDDGGSSGRLRKEFNILPPGDIRSCLVALSEDEALLSKLFQYRFTAGAGLEGHSFGNLFVTALTAVTGDFTKAVELSSAILKTRGRIVPSTTANVQLVASMNNGSEVAGETNITASKHRIVELRMEPRDAQPLRETLAAIADADLITIGPGSLFTSLIPNLLVKGVPEAIARSRALKVFVCNLMTQANESLGLTAADHVLAIYMHAAAQRFFDLALVNDRPASAALRAKYAEEGQGQIEVDRDGFSALGLRVETGDFLEEDAGIARHATDRLAAALLKLAAERTREPAVASAAMR, translated from the coding sequence ATGACTTCCCAGGGCAAGTGGGCCGGTGCGGGTCTTTCCGCGCGTCCGCTGCGCGTGCTCTGCATCGGCGGCGGCACGGGCCTCTCCACCCTGCTCAAGGGATTGAAGCAGTACGTCGTCGTCCCGGGCTCGCAGCCCGCCGCGGGTGCGCCGGCGATCGCGAGCCTCACTGCGGTCGTCACCGTCACCGACGACGGCGGCTCCAGCGGGCGCCTCCGCAAAGAGTTCAACATCCTGCCGCCGGGTGACATCCGCAGCTGCCTGGTCGCTCTCTCGGAAGATGAAGCGCTGCTCTCCAAACTTTTCCAGTATCGCTTCACCGCGGGCGCGGGACTCGAAGGCCACAGCTTCGGCAATCTCTTCGTCACGGCGTTGACCGCGGTCACCGGCGATTTCACGAAGGCGGTCGAGTTGTCGTCCGCCATTCTGAAGACGCGCGGCCGCATCGTCCCCTCGACCACCGCGAACGTCCAGCTCGTCGCCAGCATGAACAACGGCTCCGAAGTCGCCGGCGAGACCAACATCACCGCCAGCAAGCACCGCATCGTCGAGCTGCGCATGGAGCCCAGGGACGCCCAGCCGCTCCGTGAGACGCTGGCGGCCATCGCCGACGCCGACCTCATCACCATCGGCCCCGGCTCGCTCTTCACTTCCCTCATCCCGAACCTGCTGGTGAAGGGCGTCCCGGAGGCCATCGCGCGCTCGCGCGCCCTGAAAGTATTCGTCTGCAACCTCATGACGCAGGCGAACGAGAGCCTCGGGCTCACCGCCGCCGACCACGTGCTCGCCATCTACATGCACGCGGCCGCGCAGCGCTTCTTCGACCTCGCCCTGGTGAACGACAGGCCCGCGTCGGCGGCCCTGCGGGCCAAGTACGCCGAAGAAGGCCAGGGCCAGATCGAGGTCGACCGCGACGGCTTCAGCGCCCTCGGACTGCGGGTCGAGACCGGCGACTTCCTCGAAGAAGACGCCGGCATCGCGCGCCACGCCACCGACCGCCTGGCGGCGGCGCTGCTCAAGCTCGCGGCGGAGCGCACGCGCGAGCCGGCAGTAGCGAGCGCAGCCATGCGTTAG